In Struthio camelus isolate bStrCam1 chromosome 4, bStrCam1.hap1, whole genome shotgun sequence, a genomic segment contains:
- the DOK1 gene encoding docking protein 1, producing MDPPAKEGPLFVQQSHKFGAKRWKKNWFVLYPASQHGVARLEFFDCKDPAGAPEKLSTKRLDKKIVRLADCVSVAPAGESGPRHGTAAFCLETSDRSYLFAADKQQSEEWVAKLCEIAFPGNGPSDGGVAARRGREGDGEAPALEMAVNSIYYSREEANTFWVTVQRTEAAERCELRGAYVLKAERDSLILKDPQTKETLYVWPYRLLRRYGRDKVMFSFEAGRRCDSGPGNFTFETKQGNEIFRLVEASIREQKAQVEENRQSCDSLDSDSPSMVLIRQALADSLSLELPAEGDSTMVPKAGLAPRPSAVAEERDAVSLLKTRTLPEPPVPQAKSVVPSTPPRSPLPKVPQAMLPAEDPSSVYSEPLDSVKGFRSQLDSLYSDPVDSKPGSKGKVPGGAPEETKLRVPVPLYSGMYEQVRADGRSQALAPPARKEPIYDEPEGCATHSLPPSTFIYDEARPTDEAWRTQGHDGKSGYEYPYNPSMDDYSVPAFKTKGPKPVPAPKPQAAFIPKGAERNMDPGRRRVNPAPEKMVVKPSLNSSNNNNVEVLYSQVVKPQHMQKKEQSVDENSLSPVYEDLGEI from the exons ATGGACCCGCCGGCCAAGGAGGGGCCGCTCTTCGTGCAGCAGAGCCACAAGTTCGGCGCCaag cgctgGAAGAAGAACTGGTTCGTGCTGTACCCGGCGAGCCAGCACGGCGTCGCCCGCCTTGAGTTCTTCGACTGCAAGGACCCGGCCGGCGCCCCCGAGAAGCTCAGCACCAAGCGGCTGGACAAGAAGATCGTGCGGCTGGCCGACTGCGTGAGCGTGGCCCCCGCCGGCGAGAGCGGCCCCCGCCACGGCACCGCCGCCTTCTGCCTGGAGACCAGCGACAGGAGCTACCTCTTCGCGGCCGACAAGCAGCAGAGCGAGGAGTGGGTGGCCAAGCTGTGCGAGATCGCCTTCCCG GGAAACGGCCCCAGTGATGGTGGTGTGGCAGCCCGGCGCGGCAGAGAGGGCGATGGGGAGGCGCCAGCCTTGGAGATGGCCGTGAACTCCATCTACTACTCACGGGAGGAGG CGAACACCTTCTGGGTGACAGTGCAGCGGACGGAGGCTGCGGAGCGCTGCGAGTTGCGTGGTGCCTACGTGCTCAAGGCTGAGCGTGACAGCCTCATCCTGAAGGACCCACAGACGAAGGAGACCCTCTACGTCTGGCCCTATCGGCTACTTCGGAGATATGGCCGAGACAAG GTGATGTTCTCCTTCGAAGCTGGTAGGCGCTGCGACTCTGGCCCAGGGAACTTCACCTTTGAGACCAAGCAGGGCAATGAGATCTTTCGCCTGGTGGAAGCCTCCATCCGGGAGCAGAAAGCGCAGGTGGAGGAGAACCGGCAAAGCTGTGACTCGCTGGATTCGGACAGCCCCAGCATGGTACTGATCCGCCAGGCCCTGGCTGACTCTCTGAGCCTGGAGCTGCCTGCGGAGGGGGACAGCACCATGGTACCGAAAGCAGGGCTGGCACCCAGGCCCAGTGCCGTGGCGGAAGAGAGAGATGCTGTGTCTCTGCTGAAGACCCGGACTCTGCCAGAGCCCCCCGTGCCGCAAGCCAAGTCTGTGGTCCCAAGCACACCCCCACGCTCCCCTCTGCCAAAAGTGCCCCAAGCCATGCTGCCGGCTGAGGACCCGTCCAGCGTGTACTCGGAGCCCCTGGACTCGGTGAAGGGCTTCCGGTCCCAGCTGGACTCGCTCTACTCAGACCCCGTAGACAGCAAGCCTGGGAGCAAGGGCAAGGTGCCCGGCGGAGCCCCGGAAGAGACAAAGCTCCGGGTGCCGGTGCCGCTGTACTCGGGCATGTACGAGCAGGTCCGGGCTGATGGGAGGAGCCAGGCGCTGGCACCACCAGCGCGGAAGGAGCCCATCTATGATGAGCCTGAAGGCTGTGCCACCCACTCTCTGCCCCCTTCCACTTTCATCTATGATGAAGCGCGGCCCACAGACGAGGCGTGGCGTACCCAGGGCCACGATGGCAAGAGCGGCTACGAGTATCCCTACAACCCCAGCATGGATGATTACTCAGTACCTGCCTTCAAGACAAAGGGCCCCAAGCCAGTGCCTGCCCCCAAGCCCCAGGCAGCGTTTATCCCTAAAGGTGCTGAAAGAAACATGGACCCCGGCAGGCGGCGGGTGAACCCCGCTCCTGAGAAGATGGTCGTCAAACCAAGCCTTaatagcagcaacaacaacaatgtGGAGGTGCTGTACAGCCAGGTGGTGAAACCCCAGCACATGCAAAAGAAGGAGCAGTCTGTGGATGAGAACAGCTTGTCACCTGTCTACGAGGACCTAGGAGAGATATAg